One segment of Niabella beijingensis DNA contains the following:
- a CDS encoding RNA polymerase sigma factor, whose product MLLIDSWYIDFKAKLQAIACHFGYAAQEAEDIVHQFFLDLLQKQLTDEIKNPEAYVVTAFKRKLIDLHRTQQRKGNLQAIESFHIPSTQEIIEKLETDEALIQHIAAAYKKLPARLRRVIYMKYYQGYSTEKIVELTGFTHQTVYNNLSKGIQQLRQNLQKDNILAKLASVLLSFVP is encoded by the coding sequence ATGCTGCTAATTGACTCATGGTATATTGATTTCAAAGCCAAGTTACAGGCCATTGCCTGTCATTTCGGCTATGCTGCGCAGGAGGCAGAAGATATTGTTCATCAGTTCTTCCTGGACCTGTTGCAAAAGCAGCTTACGGATGAGATAAAAAATCCTGAAGCTTATGTGGTTACCGCATTTAAAAGAAAGCTGATCGACCTGCACCGGACACAACAGCGTAAGGGGAACCTGCAGGCCATCGAGTCTTTCCATATCCCTTCCACACAGGAGATCATCGAAAAGCTGGAAACAGACGAAGCCCTGATCCAGCATATTGCAGCAGCATACAAGAAACTGCCGGCCCGTCTGCGCCGTGTGATCTATATGAAATATTACCAGGGTTATTCCACCGAAAAAATTGTGGAGCTGACCGGATTTACCCACCAGACGGTTTATAACAATCTCTCCAAAGGCATACAGCAATTGCGTCAAAACCTGCAAAAGGATAATATACTTGCCAAGTTGGCCAGTGTTCTTTTGTCCTTTGTTCCATAA
- a CDS encoding c-type cytochrome → MTISKHIINRFFLIILTLFTLSWFNTLFAQDANDGKQLFISKCQSCHSGDMKTDMTGPPLFGIEGQWEDKGKLHEWIRNNQKLIASGYPKAVEVSKLKPTAMQTFPDLTDPQIDAILKYIDEKGSGKLDAAKGTPAAGGEKSGEDTSQHPLLYGVITLILALAALILIFVNKNLKKISDDTEGKKTPDGIPFLQNKMYLATTAILLFIIGGYFTTKAMINMNRQKNYEPRQPIFYSHKVHAGINQINCLYCHGNAWESKTAAIPSVNVCMNCHKTIQKYNGPELKDKQGNPIDGSAEIAKLYQYAGFDPQNPDAWDPNKAKPIDWVKIHNLPDHVYFNHSQHVRVGNVQCQTCHGEITQMDEVHQFAELSMGWCVNCHRQTKVNFNVDSTSGNQFYSIYEKFHNDIKSGKMDSVTVKDIGGLECQKCHY, encoded by the coding sequence ATGACTATTTCTAAGCATATAATTAACCGATTCTTCTTAATTATACTAACGCTTTTCACTCTTTCATGGTTTAATACACTTTTCGCCCAGGACGCTAACGATGGTAAACAACTGTTTATCAGCAAATGTCAGAGCTGTCACTCCGGTGATATGAAGACTGATATGACCGGTCCGCCCCTGTTTGGAATTGAAGGCCAGTGGGAAGACAAGGGTAAACTGCACGAGTGGATCCGGAATAACCAGAAGCTGATCGCTTCCGGCTATCCCAAGGCCGTTGAGGTTTCCAAACTGAAACCCACAGCGATGCAGACCTTCCCTGATCTTACTGATCCCCAAATAGATGCGATCTTAAAATACATTGACGAAAAAGGAAGCGGCAAGCTGGATGCGGCAAAAGGTACACCTGCTGCGGGTGGCGAAAAAAGCGGGGAAGATACCAGTCAGCACCCTTTATTATATGGTGTCATTACCCTGATCCTGGCCCTGGCGGCATTGATCCTGATCTTTGTAAACAAAAATCTTAAAAAGATCTCCGACGATACGGAAGGAAAGAAAACACCTGATGGTATTCCCTTCCTGCAAAATAAAATGTACCTGGCTACCACGGCCATCCTGTTGTTCATCATTGGCGGATACTTTACTACAAAGGCGATGATCAATATGAACCGGCAGAAAAATTATGAGCCACGGCAGCCGATCTTCTATTCGCACAAAGTACACGCAGGTATCAATCAGATCAACTGTTTGTACTGTCACGGAAATGCATGGGAAAGCAAAACCGCCGCGATTCCTTCTGTGAATGTATGTATGAACTGTCACAAGACGATTCAGAAATATAACGGCCCCGAGTTGAAAGACAAACAGGGTAATCCCATTGATGGCAGCGCTGAGATCGCAAAATTGTACCAGTACGCCGGTTTCGACCCTCAAAACCCCGATGCATGGGATCCCAATAAAGCAAAACCGATCGACTGGGTAAAGATCCACAACCTTCCTGATCATGTGTACTTTAACCACAGCCAGCACGTAAGGGTGGGTAATGTACAGTGCCAGACCTGTCATGGTGAGATCACCCAGATGGATGAGGTGCACCAGTTCGCCGAGCTGAGCATGGGATGGTGTGTGAACTGTCACCGTCAGACCAAGGTGAACTTTAACGTGGATTCTACCAGCGGTAACCAGTTTTACAGCATTTACGAAAAATTCCATAACGACATCAAATCGGGTAAAATGGACAGTGTGACTGTGAAGGATATTGGTGGTCTGGAGTGCCAGAAATGTCACTATTAG
- a CDS encoding carboxypeptidase-like regulatory domain-containing protein yields the protein MNLIKSIFVAGILFLILPRAAAQVQIKGNVYDSIGRTPVPLVSVLSSSGAGTMTGVDGSYSLLVHPKDSIWFSYLNKPTRKFPVATISTPYAFDISLRISIPDLPEVRVKNRDYHLDSLENRENYRKYFDFQKPGLSTMSVSDGFGAAFDLDEIVNAFRFRRTKKLTRFRDKLIADEQEGYVRYRFSKALIRRITGMTDDSLINDFITIYQPGYYFTTRVNDYTFHEYIKKSYERFRIGLPPPPLWKEGATGDEGIRY from the coding sequence TTGAACTTAATTAAATCCATATTTGTTGCCGGGATCCTGTTCCTGATCCTTCCCCGCGCTGCCGCCCAGGTTCAGATCAAGGGAAATGTTTATGACAGCATCGGCCGGACTCCCGTACCGCTGGTTTCGGTGCTCAGCAGCTCCGGCGCGGGCACGATGACCGGAGTAGACGGCAGTTATTCCCTGCTGGTGCATCCAAAAGACTCCATTTGGTTCAGTTACCTGAACAAACCCACACGAAAATTTCCGGTAGCCACTATTTCCACGCCCTATGCTTTTGATATTTCGCTGCGCATCAGCATTCCGGACCTCCCGGAAGTGCGGGTAAAGAACCGCGACTACCACCTGGACTCCCTGGAGAACCGCGAGAACTACCGTAAATATTTCGATTTCCAGAAACCGGGACTTTCCACCATGTCTGTAAGTGATGGATTTGGTGCAGCCTTTGACCTGGATGAGATCGTTAATGCATTCCGCTTCCGCCGGACAAAAAAATTAACCCGTTTCCGCGACAAGCTTATAGCAGACGAACAGGAAGGCTATGTGCGCTACCGCTTCAGTAAAGCGCTGATCCGCCGGATCACCGGAATGACGGACGACAGTCTTATCAATGATTTCATTACCATTTACCAGCCCGGTTATTATTTTACCACCAGGGTAAATGATTATACGTTCCATGAGTACATAAAGAAATCCTATGAGCGGTTCCGGATAGGATTGCCACCGCCGCCCCTGTGGAAAGAAGGCGCTACCGGTGATGAAGGAATCCGGTACTAG
- a CDS encoding phosphoribosylglycinamide formyltransferase yields MKKKIAIFASGAGSNAQKLIDHFRSHAFASVSLIVCNKPGAGVTKIAAAEGIELLLIDRNQLQSGDFPALLLEKEIDFIILAGFLLKIPVSLIGAFPRHIINIHPALLPKYGGKGMYGQFVHTAVIEAREKESGITIHFVDEQYDHGATIFQATCPVSKSDTPESLAQKVHFLEHQHFAPVVERLILKDFP; encoded by the coding sequence ATGAAAAAAAAGATCGCCATTTTTGCCAGCGGGGCCGGCTCTAATGCCCAAAAACTTATTGACCATTTCCGAAGTCATGCATTTGCTTCCGTTTCCCTGATCGTTTGCAATAAACCCGGAGCCGGTGTTACTAAAATTGCTGCGGCCGAGGGCATTGAACTGCTTCTTATCGACCGGAACCAGCTGCAATCGGGCGATTTTCCGGCATTATTGCTCGAAAAAGAGATCGATTTTATCATTTTGGCTGGTTTTTTACTAAAAATCCCCGTTTCACTCATCGGGGCCTTTCCCCGGCATATTATTAATATACATCCTGCGCTTTTGCCCAAATACGGAGGAAAAGGCATGTATGGCCAGTTTGTGCATACCGCCGTAATTGAAGCGCGGGAAAAAGAGAGCGGCATCACCATTCATTTTGTGGATGAACAGTATGATCATGGGGCCACCATTTTCCAGGCCACCTGCCCGGTTTCAAAATCCGACACACCGGAATCACTGGCACAGAAAGTCCATTTCCTGGAGCACCAGCACTTTGCTCCGGTGGTGGAACGGCTGATCCTGAAGGACTTTCCATAG
- a CDS encoding TAT-variant-translocated molybdopterin oxidoreductase, giving the protein MSNKYWQGFGELNDSEKFQKRVQDEFRDELPFEDFDSKGLLDAKAPRRDFLKYLGFSTAAATLAASCNTKVREAIPYGNKPDNLVPGEAKYYATTYTQGGDAVPVIAKVRDGRPIKIEGNDYLSATNGGTSARVQASVLDLYDMHRLRFPQRKVGDKFEESMYDVLDKAIAADLAAAGSIVLLTSTINSPSTLDIIAKNPRIRHVQYDAVSYNGILLANEASGFGRKIPSYKFDQAAVIVSLGADFLGTWLSSEENAAGYAKGRRIDEKNPVMSKHYQFESFLSLTGSNADERFTHRPSQTGAVALALLAALGGGVTAPAIADSKLTAGITKVANELKAAAGKGLVVCGSNDVNIQLVVNAINNAIGAYGTTIDWSRADQSRKGTDKEFADLLVQMEAGQVGALLIYEANPVYDHFDGKRFASALAKIKTTVSFGYRMDETTELCKYILPAPHYLESWGDAEPKTGVYSFIQPTIFPLFKTRPFQTSLLKWSGSAEDYDTYVKNYWQQKAGSEAAYHKALENGVIEEAAAGTGTFNGGALAAAATAIAARPAGGKDELALYETVAIGPGYGAVNPWLQELPDSVSKANWGNYALISIPKAKELGIEVDVDYEYYPDKPVIKISDGKTTIELPILVTPGMNANTIAVAVGYGRGEKLGRTAAGVGVNMFPFASMAKDGSGISYFVSNVTISNTGKKEKIAQTQIHNSYEGRVEVLRETTLATYRQKPDEVLNFRKKLVENYAKSTGDFRKEATLYGDHEKPGIKWGMNIDMNACTGCSACVVACHAENNVPVVGKSEVLRYHDMHWLRIDRYFVSDEKDPDNLKGVVFQPMLCQHCDNAPCENVCPVAATNHSTEGINQMAYNRCIGTRYCANNCPFKVRRFNWADYTGADSFPNNQDQKLVGVLDPVVHQMNDAVSRMVLNPDVTVRSRGVMEKCSFCIQRLQHAKLDAKKENRTLKDGEAKTACQQACSTNAIVFGDARDEHSAISQVRLNNPQRLFYSLEQLHVLPNVSYFSKIRNTDEIIGGDEHGEGHGAEGGHGEEHGAKAPAAKEEAAHH; this is encoded by the coding sequence ATGAGCAATAAATACTGGCAGGGTTTCGGCGAGTTAAATGATTCCGAAAAGTTTCAAAAGCGGGTTCAGGATGAGTTTCGTGATGAACTCCCTTTTGAAGATTTTGACAGTAAAGGATTACTGGATGCCAAAGCACCCAGGAGGGATTTCTTAAAATATCTGGGTTTCAGCACTGCTGCTGCCACACTTGCAGCCAGCTGTAACACAAAGGTCCGGGAAGCGATCCCTTACGGGAACAAACCGGACAACCTGGTTCCGGGAGAAGCAAAATATTATGCCACTACGTATACACAGGGTGGGGATGCGGTTCCGGTTATTGCCAAAGTGCGGGACGGACGTCCGATCAAAATAGAAGGGAACGATTATCTTTCTGCAACCAACGGCGGAACCTCGGCCCGGGTGCAGGCTTCTGTACTGGATCTTTATGATATGCATCGTCTGCGTTTTCCCCAGCGGAAAGTAGGCGACAAATTTGAGGAAAGCATGTATGATGTGCTGGATAAGGCTATTGCTGCCGATCTGGCTGCTGCCGGCTCCATTGTGTTGCTGACCAGTACCATTAACTCTCCCTCTACACTCGATATCATTGCGAAGAATCCCCGGATCCGCCACGTACAATACGACGCGGTAAGTTATAATGGTATCCTTCTGGCCAACGAAGCATCCGGCTTTGGACGGAAAATACCTTCTTATAAATTTGACCAGGCTGCAGTTATTGTGAGCCTTGGTGCGGACTTCCTGGGTACCTGGCTGAGCAGCGAAGAAAATGCAGCAGGCTATGCCAAAGGCAGAAGGATCGATGAAAAGAACCCGGTAATGAGCAAGCATTACCAGTTTGAATCCTTCCTTAGCTTAACAGGGTCCAATGCGGATGAGCGGTTTACACACCGCCCTTCACAGACCGGAGCCGTGGCGCTGGCGCTGCTGGCCGCGCTGGGAGGTGGCGTTACAGCCCCTGCCATCGCCGATTCCAAACTGACTGCAGGGATCACCAAAGTGGCAAATGAGCTGAAAGCCGCTGCTGGCAAGGGATTGGTGGTTTGCGGAAGCAATGATGTGAACATTCAGCTGGTGGTAAATGCCATCAACAATGCCATCGGCGCTTATGGTACTACAATCGACTGGTCCAGAGCAGATCAGTCCCGCAAAGGAACCGACAAAGAATTTGCCGACCTGCTGGTTCAGATGGAAGCAGGTCAGGTGGGTGCCCTGCTGATCTATGAGGCCAACCCTGTATACGATCATTTTGACGGCAAACGTTTTGCCAGTGCATTAGCAAAAATAAAAACCACGGTTTCTTTTGGTTATCGTATGGATGAGACCACTGAACTGTGTAAATACATACTGCCTGCTCCCCATTATCTGGAAAGCTGGGGTGATGCTGAGCCTAAAACCGGTGTTTACAGCTTTATCCAGCCCACGATCTTCCCCTTATTCAAGACCCGCCCTTTCCAGACCTCCCTGTTAAAATGGAGCGGAAGCGCGGAGGACTATGACACTTATGTAAAGAACTACTGGCAGCAGAAAGCCGGCAGTGAGGCCGCATACCATAAAGCGCTTGAAAATGGTGTGATTGAAGAGGCTGCTGCGGGTACGGGAACATTTAACGGAGGAGCACTGGCTGCGGCAGCTACAGCAATCGCTGCCCGCCCGGCCGGAGGAAAAGATGAGCTGGCACTGTATGAAACAGTGGCCATCGGACCCGGTTACGGTGCCGTAAACCCCTGGTTACAGGAATTGCCCGATTCAGTATCCAAGGCCAACTGGGGCAACTATGCACTGATCTCGATACCCAAGGCCAAGGAACTGGGTATTGAAGTGGATGTGGATTACGAATATTATCCGGACAAACCGGTGATCAAGATAAGCGATGGTAAAACAACGATCGAACTGCCGATCCTTGTGACACCGGGTATGAATGCCAATACCATTGCAGTGGCAGTGGGATACGGACGTGGTGAGAAACTGGGCCGGACCGCTGCGGGTGTGGGTGTGAATATGTTCCCGTTTGCTTCAATGGCAAAGGACGGAAGCGGCATCAGCTACTTTGTTTCCAATGTAACGATTTCCAATACGGGCAAAAAAGAAAAGATCGCACAGACACAGATCCACAACTCCTACGAAGGCCGTGTGGAAGTACTGCGTGAAACCACCCTGGCTACCTACCGCCAGAAACCCGATGAGGTATTGAATTTCCGCAAGAAGCTGGTAGAGAACTACGCAAAAAGCACCGGGGATTTCAGAAAAGAAGCGACCCTTTACGGCGATCACGAAAAGCCGGGTATCAAATGGGGAATGAATATTGACATGAATGCCTGCACCGGCTGTAGTGCCTGTGTGGTGGCATGTCATGCAGAAAATAACGTACCGGTGGTAGGAAAGAGCGAGGTACTGCGTTACCACGATATGCACTGGCTGCGTATCGACCGCTACTTTGTAAGTGATGAAAAAGATCCGGATAACCTGAAGGGAGTGGTGTTCCAGCCGATGCTTTGCCAGCATTGCGATAACGCGCCCTGCGAGAACGTTTGTCCGGTTGCCGCAACCAACCACAGCACGGAAGGGATCAACCAGATGGCATACAACCGTTGTATCGGTACCCGTTATTGCGCCAACAACTGTCCGTTCAAGGTACGCCGCTTTAACTGGGCTGATTATACAGGAGCAGATTCTTTCCCGAACAACCAGGATCAGAAACTGGTAGGCGTACTGGATCCGGTGGTGCACCAGATGAACGATGCGGTAAGCCGCATGGTACTGAACCCGGATGTAACGGTACGTTCCAGAGGGGTAATGGAAAAATGTTCGTTCTGTATCCAGCGTTTGCAGCATGCAAAACTGGATGCGAAAAAGGAGAACCGCACGCTGAAAGACGGGGAAGCAAAAACAGCCTGCCAGCAGGCCTGTTCCACCAATGCGATCGTATTTGGGGATGCAAGGGATGAGCACAGCGCGATCAGCCAGGTGCGGCTGAACAACCCGCAGCGGTTGTTCTACTCACTGGAGCAGCTGCACGTGTTGCCGAATGTGAGTTACTTCTCCAAGATCCGGAACACAGATGAGATCATCGGCGGCGACGAGCATGGTGAAGGACATGGAGCAGAAGGTGGTCATGGCGAAGAACACGGAGCAAAAGCCCCGGCAGCTAAAGAAGAAGCGGCACACCATTAA